A portion of the Stigmatella aurantiaca DW4/3-1 genome contains these proteins:
- a CDS encoding multiheme c-type cytochrome translates to MRLVALLAVLASGLAGCKRSQEPRPEQAPPSASGAILLLSADTRGYLGPCGCSENMRGGIARAAWQVQEARKSALPLLYIDGGDSLFGHPTLTPSEVPQEELKAKTLAEAMKRMGLAVRATGELDDVRGVAFRQGLGLPELPPGGMKLLPAGSRQVGVVAVQDAAQLAQASTQARGAGADFVVALFHGTVEAAQAAVATPGVEADLVLATHTDSEFSGEENKLVRASVPVVGIQNKGRSLLRVDLAFGAQKGRLSLRKSQEDTDREAALLDQRMALLNKEINIPDIAPARKQLQQGKLAELVARKQQLLTAPVATSEAAPGFTLRFLPLESTLPDQPEVKALVTAYDRDVGELNLAWAQEHGQDCPPPKKGEAAFVGNASCQECHAEAFPVWEKSKHHHAWKTLVDVGKQFHLNCVSCHVTGYEQPGGVCRLDKVAGREDVGCESCHGPGSLHAEDPTPQNVVAKPGRDLCVTCHNPENSPHFDFATYLPKVLGPGHGKPGKTPP, encoded by the coding sequence ATGCGGCTCGTCGCGCTCCTGGCCGTGCTGGCCTCCGGGCTCGCGGGGTGCAAGCGCAGCCAGGAGCCGCGTCCCGAGCAGGCCCCCCCGTCCGCGTCCGGGGCCATCCTGCTGCTGTCCGCCGATACGCGCGGGTATCTGGGCCCCTGTGGGTGCAGCGAGAACATGCGCGGCGGCATCGCCCGCGCCGCCTGGCAGGTGCAGGAGGCCCGCAAGAGCGCCCTGCCCCTCCTTTATATCGATGGAGGCGACAGCCTCTTCGGCCACCCCACCCTCACCCCCTCCGAGGTGCCCCAGGAGGAGCTCAAGGCGAAGACCCTCGCGGAGGCCATGAAGCGCATGGGCCTGGCGGTGCGCGCCACCGGCGAGTTGGACGATGTCCGGGGCGTGGCCTTCCGCCAGGGCCTCGGCCTGCCGGAGCTGCCCCCCGGCGGGATGAAGCTCCTGCCCGCGGGCTCCCGGCAGGTGGGCGTGGTGGCGGTTCAAGACGCTGCCCAGTTGGCCCAGGCCAGCACCCAGGCCCGTGGGGCTGGCGCGGACTTCGTGGTGGCGCTCTTCCACGGCACGGTGGAGGCGGCCCAGGCGGCGGTGGCCACGCCCGGCGTGGAGGCGGACCTCGTGCTCGCCACCCACACCGACAGCGAGTTCAGCGGCGAGGAGAACAAGCTGGTGCGCGCCTCGGTCCCCGTGGTGGGCATTCAGAACAAGGGCCGGTCACTGCTCCGGGTGGACCTCGCCTTCGGCGCCCAGAAGGGGCGGTTGAGCCTCCGGAAGTCGCAAGAGGACACGGACCGCGAGGCCGCCCTGCTGGACCAGCGCATGGCCTTGCTCAACAAGGAGATCAACATCCCGGACATCGCGCCCGCCCGCAAACAGCTCCAGCAGGGCAAACTGGCGGAGCTGGTGGCGCGCAAGCAGCAGTTGCTCACCGCCCCGGTGGCCACCTCCGAGGCCGCCCCGGGGTTCACGCTGCGCTTCCTGCCGCTGGAGTCCACCCTGCCCGACCAGCCCGAGGTGAAGGCCCTGGTGACGGCGTATGACCGGGACGTGGGTGAGCTGAACCTTGCTTGGGCCCAGGAACATGGCCAGGACTGTCCTCCGCCGAAGAAGGGCGAGGCCGCCTTCGTGGGCAATGCCTCGTGCCAGGAGTGCCACGCGGAGGCCTTTCCCGTCTGGGAGAAGTCCAAGCACCATCACGCCTGGAAGACCCTGGTGGATGTGGGCAAGCAGTTCCACCTCAACTGCGTGAGCTGCCACGTCACCGGCTACGAGCAACCCGGGGGCGTGTGCCGGTTGGACAAGGTGGCAGGCCGCGAGGATGTCGGCTGCGAGAGCTGCCATGGCCCAGGCTCCCTCCACGCGGAGGACCCCACGCCCCAGAACGTCGTCGCAAAGCCTGGCCGCGACCTCTGCGTCACCTGCCACAACCCGGAGAACTCCCCGCACTTCGACTTCGCCACCTACCTGCCGAAGGTCCTGGGCCCTGGCCACGGGAAGCCGGGGAAGACCCCTCCGTAG
- a CDS encoding LysM peptidoglycan-binding domain-containing protein has protein sequence MPSLYLLLVTLASVPPSPKALPMPPPPQGMHLLTAENEQQAPDALEEPGEAEEPEEASDEVESESAELEELRALEGAALDPAARPNAEVFQSLRRLGLANPLRQRMLDALEEPTFREDDALPEIPLITDLDRFDVGQIRDRYDIPVEMQPLVAQYIQFFQGPGRKWFRKWVSRSSRYLPVMQPILEAEGLPRDTVYLAMIESGFSAHAYSWAHAAGPWQFISSTGKQYGLRQDFWVDERRDPIKATHAAAAYLKQLHSELGHWYLAWAGYNTGGGRVRRLMDRHGTSDFWTLSEGRGFAQETKHYVPKLIAAALIAKHPSAFGFQEQEFEYEPPLAYEEVSLVDATDLDVVARAAGVPVKDVYDLNPELKRWCTPPATEKKPYLLRLPQGTSAKFAENFKALPANERLTFRIHKIRRGDTLSQIAQAYGSAPEAILQFNRLKNARALRVNGELAIPVPGGRGSVAALERKVVQARRSGLTALRPEEEIPAGTPSAPVATGPIKTEVINGRTRVTYGVQSGDSLWAIAQRFHVTVEELRAWNDLSRRKRGLKVGTVILVFPGTPPAQVQERAGTVVATHAVSQPQPSRSSSVHTLAAGETLWSVAQRYGVTVDDIKRWNNIKDHRSIPAGKQLQVAAP, from the coding sequence ATGCCGTCTCTTTACCTGCTGCTGGTCACCCTCGCCTCGGTTCCCCCCTCGCCCAAGGCGTTGCCGATGCCGCCTCCGCCGCAAGGGATGCACCTGCTCACCGCCGAGAACGAGCAGCAGGCCCCAGACGCGCTCGAGGAGCCCGGGGAGGCCGAGGAGCCCGAGGAGGCCAGCGACGAGGTGGAGTCCGAGTCCGCCGAGCTCGAAGAGCTCCGCGCGCTGGAGGGCGCCGCGTTGGACCCCGCCGCCCGCCCCAACGCGGAGGTGTTCCAGTCGCTGCGCCGCCTGGGGCTGGCCAACCCGCTGCGCCAGCGGATGCTGGATGCCCTGGAAGAGCCCACCTTCCGCGAGGACGATGCCCTGCCGGAGATTCCCCTCATCACGGACCTGGACCGCTTCGACGTGGGGCAGATCCGCGACCGGTATGACATCCCCGTGGAGATGCAGCCCCTGGTGGCCCAGTACATCCAGTTCTTCCAGGGTCCGGGCCGCAAGTGGTTCCGCAAGTGGGTGTCCCGCTCTTCGCGCTACCTGCCGGTGATGCAGCCCATCCTGGAGGCCGAAGGCCTGCCGCGCGACACGGTGTACCTGGCGATGATCGAGAGTGGCTTCTCCGCGCACGCCTACTCGTGGGCGCACGCCGCCGGGCCCTGGCAGTTCATCTCCAGCACGGGCAAGCAGTACGGCCTGCGCCAGGACTTCTGGGTGGATGAGCGGAGAGACCCCATCAAGGCCACCCACGCCGCCGCGGCGTACCTCAAGCAGCTCCACAGCGAGCTGGGCCACTGGTACCTGGCCTGGGCGGGCTACAACACCGGGGGCGGGCGGGTGCGGCGGCTGATGGACCGCCATGGCACCTCGGACTTCTGGACGCTGTCCGAGGGCCGGGGCTTCGCCCAGGAGACGAAGCACTATGTCCCCAAGCTCATCGCCGCGGCGCTCATCGCCAAGCACCCCAGCGCCTTCGGCTTCCAGGAGCAGGAGTTCGAGTACGAGCCGCCGCTCGCCTACGAAGAGGTGTCGCTGGTGGATGCCACGGACCTGGACGTCGTCGCCCGCGCGGCCGGGGTGCCCGTCAAGGACGTGTATGATCTCAACCCCGAGCTGAAGCGCTGGTGCACCCCGCCGGCCACCGAGAAGAAGCCCTACCTGCTGCGGCTGCCCCAGGGCACCTCGGCGAAGTTCGCCGAGAACTTCAAGGCGCTCCCCGCCAACGAGCGGCTCACCTTCCGCATCCACAAGATCCGGCGCGGCGACACGCTCTCACAGATTGCCCAGGCCTACGGCAGCGCGCCGGAGGCCATCCTCCAGTTCAACCGGCTCAAGAACGCCCGGGCCCTGCGCGTCAACGGCGAGCTGGCCATCCCCGTGCCCGGCGGGCGCGGCAGCGTGGCCGCCCTGGAGCGCAAGGTGGTGCAGGCGCGCCGCAGCGGCCTGACGGCCCTTCGCCCCGAGGAGGAAATTCCCGCGGGCACCCCGAGCGCCCCCGTGGCCACCGGCCCCATCAAGACGGAGGTCATCAACGGCCGCACCCGCGTCACCTATGGCGTGCAGTCCGGCGACAGCCTGTGGGCCATCGCCCAGCGCTTCCACGTCACCGTGGAGGAGCTGCGCGCCTGGAACGACCTGTCCCGGCGCAAGCGCGGGCTGAAGGTGGGCACCGTCATCCTCGTGTTTCCCGGCACCCCGCCCGCCCAGGTCCAGGAGCGCGCGGGCACGGTGGTGGCCACCCACGCCGTGTCCCAGCCGCAGCCCTCGCGCTCCTCCTCCGTGCACACCCTGGCGGCCGGGGAGACGCTCTGGTCCGTCGCCCAGCGCTACGGCGTCACCGTGGACGACATCAAGCGGTGGAACAACATCAAGGACCACCGCTCCATCCCCGCCGGCAAGCAGCTCCAGGTGGCCGCGCCCTGA
- a CDS encoding ATP-binding protein — MTTKARKSSKADPLLDLPRWAQKLAQKYYTKTVCTFLLYGAVRDLQPITQADGSRGFGTLKTFLSEELFGGRDHVIFYDRSSGIRAAAPETQKDLQRAMAGYDALYGTDYAKSLPRDPGRALQILENFLRLRLGEGKSMALIIDFAETLVPGGEMSHLSSEDRFVVATLDKWAHDPQFLANDISVVLLAENLSDISPRIARNPYVAPIELPLPLEEERLDYVRSKLEGKRLQSISDVPLAALAKMTAGLSRINLDRVLTEALEREVRITPELLKEKKKELIQAECHGLLEFIEPAHTLDAVAGHAKAKEMLRAAANALKKGRNEVMPMGYLISGPVGTGKTFLVSCFAGEIGIPVVKFLNFRSQWQGVTEANLERIFTLLKALWPVAVMVDEADTFLGNRDSGGDSGTSSRVFGSIASFMGNTQYRGKIVWFLMTARPDLLPIDLKRQGRAEEHLALFYPSTDAERDELFQVMQKKTGVSVDVPSFSALLPEQASQFSGADIEAVMVRAKFRALTAGREQVTEEDLKAVMADFVPPSYPMEIELQNLVAVQECTSRELLPEPFRSLERDSITRRVRELKMLLEEQ, encoded by the coding sequence GTGACGACCAAAGCACGCAAGAGCAGCAAGGCAGATCCCCTCTTGGACCTGCCGCGCTGGGCCCAGAAGCTCGCCCAGAAGTACTACACGAAGACGGTGTGCACCTTCCTGCTCTACGGAGCGGTGAGGGACTTGCAGCCGATCACCCAAGCCGATGGCAGCCGGGGGTTTGGCACCCTCAAGACGTTCCTGTCCGAGGAGCTGTTCGGCGGCAGGGACCACGTCATCTTCTACGACCGCTCCTCGGGGATCCGCGCCGCCGCGCCAGAGACGCAGAAGGACTTGCAGCGGGCGATGGCGGGCTACGACGCGCTCTATGGCACCGACTACGCCAAGTCGCTGCCCAGAGACCCGGGCCGGGCGCTCCAGATTCTGGAGAACTTCCTGCGGCTGCGCCTGGGCGAGGGCAAGTCCATGGCGCTCATCATCGACTTCGCGGAGACGCTGGTGCCCGGCGGGGAGATGAGCCACCTGTCCTCCGAGGACCGGTTCGTGGTGGCCACGCTGGACAAGTGGGCGCATGACCCGCAGTTCCTGGCCAACGACATCTCCGTGGTGCTGCTGGCGGAGAACCTGTCGGACATCTCGCCCCGGATCGCGCGCAACCCGTACGTGGCGCCCATCGAGCTGCCGCTGCCCCTGGAGGAGGAGCGGCTGGACTACGTGCGCTCGAAGTTGGAGGGCAAGCGGCTCCAGTCCATCTCGGATGTGCCGCTGGCGGCGCTGGCGAAGATGACGGCGGGCCTGTCGCGCATCAACCTGGACCGGGTGCTCACCGAGGCGCTCGAGCGCGAGGTGCGCATCACCCCGGAGTTGCTCAAGGAGAAGAAGAAGGAGCTCATCCAGGCGGAGTGCCACGGGCTCTTGGAGTTCATCGAGCCGGCGCACACCCTGGATGCGGTGGCCGGGCACGCCAAGGCGAAGGAGATGCTGAGGGCAGCCGCCAACGCGCTGAAAAAGGGCCGCAACGAGGTGATGCCCATGGGCTACCTCATCAGCGGCCCGGTGGGCACCGGCAAGACGTTCCTGGTGTCCTGCTTCGCCGGGGAGATCGGCATCCCCGTGGTGAAGTTCCTCAACTTCCGCAGCCAGTGGCAGGGCGTGACGGAGGCGAACCTGGAGCGCATCTTCACACTGCTCAAGGCGCTGTGGCCGGTGGCGGTGATGGTGGACGAGGCGGACACCTTCCTGGGCAACCGCGACTCCGGGGGAGACTCGGGCACGAGCAGCCGCGTGTTCGGCTCCATCGCGTCCTTCATGGGCAACACGCAGTACCGCGGGAAGATCGTCTGGTTCCTGATGACGGCCCGCCCGGACCTGCTGCCCATCGACTTGAAGCGGCAGGGGCGCGCCGAGGAGCACCTGGCGCTCTTCTATCCGTCCACGGACGCCGAGCGCGACGAGCTGTTCCAGGTGATGCAGAAGAAGACGGGCGTCAGCGTGGACGTGCCGTCCTTCTCGGCGCTGCTGCCGGAGCAGGCGAGCCAGTTCAGTGGCGCGGACATCGAAGCGGTGATGGTGCGGGCGAAGTTCCGCGCGCTGACTGCGGGCCGGGAGCAGGTGACGGAGGAGGACCTGAAGGCGGTGATGGCGGACTTCGTGCCGCCCAGCTACCCGATGGAGATCGAACTCCAGAACCTGGTGGCGGTGCAGGAGTGCACCAGCCGGGAACTGCTGCCCGAGCCGTTTCGCTCCTTGGAGCGCGACAGCATCACCCGGCGGGTGCGCGAGCTGAAGATGCTGCTCGAGGAGCAGTGA